In Nicotiana tabacum cultivar K326 chromosome 19, ASM71507v2, whole genome shotgun sequence, one DNA window encodes the following:
- the LOC107788749 gene encoding uncharacterized protein LOC107788749 → MEIEVMMPSPAVDFNVDSGCTTPYMSAPSSPPRVATLFYSAPASPTRISSLYEEIITDPIEDDDFAFDFSGQLERISFSAADELFDGGKIKPLKPPSRFQYDGKHVDSPKSPKKMFKEAFSPRHKKKDFEKQSQTEDPQMVSERGRNQNLENSSSSREKGTRSLSPFRVSDLLYDQENNQQNPKKSASVSSSSSSSSSSSTSSVSSMISLWSKKWKLKDLFLFRSASEGRASSTEQLNKYELLKKSHQEDVKNSSFRSTDSVRSRKKGPVSAHELHYTMNRAVSEEMKKKTYLPYKQGLLGCLGFNASMRDSVSKSVANSMSMSRR, encoded by the coding sequence ATGGAGATAGAGGTAATGATGCCATCTCCGGCGGTGGATTTCAACGTCGACAGTGGTTGCACTACTCCATACATGAGTGCACCTTCAAGCCCTCCACGTGTCGCCACCTTATTCTACAGTGCACCCGCTAGTCCCACCCGCATTTCCTCACTTTACGAGGAAATTATCACTGACCCAATTGAAGATGACGATTTTGCTTTTGATTTCAGTGGACAATTAGAGAGGATTTCTTTTTCAGCAGCTGATGAACTCTTTGATGGTGGAAAAATCAAACCTTTAAAACCACCATCTCGGTTTCAGTACGATGGAAAACACGTTGATTCTCCAAAATCTCCAAAGAAAATGTTCAAAGAAGCATTTTCGCCTCGACacaaaaagaaagattttgaaaaaCAGAGTCAAACCGAGGACCCGCAAATGGTCTCAGAAAGAGGAAGAAATCAGAATTTGGAAAACTCTTCAAGTTCAAGGGAAAAAGGAACAAGATCATTATCACCATTTAGAGTTTCTGATTTATTATATGATCaagaaaacaatcaacaaaaccCAAAAAAGTCAGCCTCTGTTTCATCatcgtcatcttcttcttcctcctcttcaacTTCTTCAGTTTCTTCAATGATCTCACTCTGGTCCAAAAAATGGAAACTCAAAGACTTGTTTCTATTCAGAAGTGCTTCTGAAGGTCGAGCGAGTAGTACAGAGCAATTAAATAAGTACGAATTATTGAAGAAGAGTCATCAAGAAGATGTGAAAAATTCCAGCTTTAGGTCAACGGACAGTGTTAGATCGAGAAAAAAAGGACCGGTTTCGGCTCATGAATTGCATTATACAATGAACAGGGCAGTTtcagaagaaatgaagaagaaaacatATTTGCCATACAAACAGGGTTTATTGGGTTGCTTAGGTTTCAATGCATCAATGCGAGATTCTGTTTCGAAAAGTGTCGCTAATTCTATGTCTATGAGTCGCCGTTAA
- the LOC107788750 gene encoding zinc finger protein ZOP1, translating to MTEFWVSQGNKWCDFCKIFISNNPTSIRNHDLGTRHKENVANRLNTMRQEKAAKDKDLKEAARALEQIEAKAQRSYQKDMARVKEARSTNIQALVTHDNGQATAKGSAVSEEWEYDSSSGYYYNQSNGCHYDPNSGFYYTDALGRWVTQEEALAATQVSSTSTPKKPLWKAPVSTMDAGSSENKSTEAPQSGPPPGLVVSTPPNPMRSVKGKPSSLTVNKRKRENEKPKVVTEEEAAARKAREAARKRVDEREKSLLGLYKH from the exons ATGACTGAG TTTTGGGTTAGCCAAGGAAATAAATGGTGCGATTTCTGCAAAATCTTCATATCAAATAATCCTACGAGCATTAGGAATCATGACCTTGGTACACGTCACAAGGAAAATGTGGCCAATAGGCTCAACACAATGCGACAAGAGAAAGCTGCAAAAGATAAAGATTTAAAAGAAGCAGCCCGTGCACTGGAGCAAATTGAAGCA AAAGCCCAACGCAGCTACCAGAAGGATATGGCTCGAGTTAAAGAGGCCAGAAGTACCAACATACAAGCATTGGTTACTCATGATAATGGTCAAGCGACTGCCAAGGGATCTGCTGTATCTGAAG AGTGGGAGTATGACAGCTCATCAGGCTATTATTACAATCAAAGTAATGGATGTCACTATGATCCTAACTCCGGCTTCTATTATACAGATGCTTTAG GTAGGTGGGTAACACAGGAAGAGGCACTTGCTGCAACTCAAGTTTCTTCAACGTCCACCCCAAAGAAACCTCTATGGAAAGCACCTGTATCAACGATGGATGCTGGATCTTCAGAAAATAAAAGCACAGAAGCTCCTCAAAGTGGTCCCCCACCAGGGCTTGTTGTTTCAACCCCTCCAAATCCCATGAGATCTGTTAAAGGTAAACCTTCTTCACTGACGGttaacaaaagaaaaagggaaaatgagaaGCCAAAAGTTGTCACTGAGGAGGAAGCAGCGGCACGCAAGGCCAGGGAGGCTGCAAGGAAGAGAGTTGACGAAAGAGAGAAATCACTGCTTGGCCTTTATAAGCATTGA